The Henckelia pumila isolate YLH828 chromosome 2, ASM3356847v2, whole genome shotgun sequence genome includes a window with the following:
- the LOC140880981 gene encoding CST complex subunit CTC1 isoform X2 — protein sequence MGTHDDFGSMEEDTAILLKISDLIQRARPHTAASSLNSSPRVSTSKLHRNFDKNPPFCQNPVPETLKPLDYKAKIIGTLTLPSYATDCSTIKCSCFQFSDDSGSLCCDILDFDPKMIGTSIQVLSWNFVPSLKSESRSGKGGFLEILTWEFLRSCSENVCSSAGFGSFCLNSGDCKLSPKAKFFIFGRINSISPVYIVPCGIEESVQQNLCGFLASVFVCECKFCSSKFFMSELNDWCEENVNDHCFSKREIVYFCGLSSSWHPVISRLIGDVVLLTNLKKKMVFIGKEESVLMYLTTNEVSLHIPKFYKKGTSIHDYDIRRKGEYCSYTGIVTGFYMKGMVVELDRDVMLLLTDQQLTVPHSLRVGAIVTLENVHVVDPKFPWGKMLILGACCRTSVNLKSFSPLETGFYLKSHSHSLLQKFIDCLPYSTRLWVLLVISCFRKKFTGVLSDKEILGSKHKEGLAQKYALSHLPQSIFHVRHGVLLEFCKLSLCPVDHEVHNQLRLVLPIGHLICYCEASWKKILGDWNNSADSCGSICSKKIVSCGGRFYAQSIRKVIHTKDVGVLVVGTLKISLSSGRLQLVDATGGMDVVLDVSVLSVVWEIGRILEAKDFTIIIEGKPEKLVGLDLHPEQSLSCRSIFGNASLTRRMRLSPYLYLKPGSEDYNLDPWSLLCDDKRNLQEHESGKFHLLLLTHKFPVQQMFQLGQAKKSAMFAQAILLPWDLLVAEKNIESDVTQLSLDHLGDSLEKFKSEETFLHKRCKFDSSLMDASNFRSDDLGNGLLGHFTDPCGSYISCCAENSSCISNLPLELPCLISNSSVNYLRKGTLGYTDACDKIVPCCQPQKRTVLLEFSSERFCVFEALRIGSFYLVKHEEKDTILAAKKHSQIRPAKVFVHAGTRFWSFLFSTIDSLQTSKASIAYPLRNLGQEQFLNEIKDGLQKHVSSDVSTDKGRREIKVPRPINNGIENTNIRIIVPTGALSLLENLTDLLRSTEVLDSHDFSGAKLDALKQSLGGTYLGCRLPEGDLITLHGLVTAFHDYDRSSFPEQSTLVHDVDGLPMFLQGTGSVCVHVLVDGHTIRIIGNLDKQACPIGLGRDTYATFHRILVLSGQNKYMMMPVSFITINYVSLVNEQYSDELNHTPRNLDLPSVAIPTLAPAALISELLQLSEPKPKQFCCRVMAVYVAVLERNRNITQLQSGVRSTLSVVQIPFAGFVLDDGSSSCCCWADSEKAATLLGLDCEEFSQNISSSEMVAKSQTGSWLPRSSTIGRLKQILKRHQRIVAKNYGAMLDSSCQDLTFSSDSNTLINSSDDYLLRSLIGNACFSKFWTVVGNLMDSSATRQLEERLCELGMTMPGLHNVWATSISQADMLAEARNIMKQLS from the exons ATGGGAACACACGATGATTTTGGATCGATGGAAGAAGATACAGCGATTCTCTTGAAAATTTCTGACCTAATTCAACGGGCTCGTCCCCACACCGCCGCTTCATCTCTCAATTCGAGTCCTCGTGTCTCAACTTCAAAGCTCCACCGGAATTTCGATAAGAACCCACCCTTTTGTCAAAACCCCGTTCCAGAAACTCTAAAACCCTTGGATTACAAGGCCAAGATTATCGGAACATTGACACTTCCCTCCTATGCTACCGACTGCTCCACAATTAAATGCAGTTGTTTTCAGTTCTCAGATGATTCCGGTTCTCTTTGCTGCGATATTTTGGATTTTGACCCGAAAATGATCGGTACAAGTATTCAGGTCCTTTCTTGGAATTTTGTCCCATCGTTAAAATCCGAAAGTCGGAGTGGTAAAGGTGGTTTTTTGGAGATTCTTACATGGGAATTTTTGCGATCTTGCAGTGAGAATGTTTGTTCCTCTGCGGGTTTTGGTTCGTTCTGTTTAAATTCTGGTGACTGTAAATTAAGTCCTAAGGCTAAGTTTTTTATATTCGGAAGGATAAATTCAATAAGTCCTGTATATATTGTTCCTTGTGGTATTGAGGAAAGTGTTCAGCAAAATTTATGTGGGTTTCTTGCAAGTGTTTTTGTCTGTGAATGTAAATTCTGCAGTTCGAAATTTTTTATGTCAGAATTGAATGATTGGTGTGAAGAAAATGTTAACGATCATTGCTTTAGCAAAAGAGAGATTGTATATTTTTGTGGGTTGAGCTCGTCCTGGCATCCTGTTATCTCAAGATTGATAGGTGATGTTGTTTTACTAACGAACTTGAAGAAAAAGATGGTCTTTATTGGGAAAGAAGAGTCAGTTTTGATGTACTTGACCACAAATGAAGTCTCCTTGCATATCCCCAAGTTTTATAAAAAGGGGACATCTATTCACGACTATGATATCAGAAGGAAAGGTGAATACTGTAGCTACACCGGCATTGTCACGGGCTTTTACATGAAGGGAATGGTTGTTGAGTTGGATCGAGATGTGATGCTACTTTTAACGGATCAGCAGCTCACTGTGCCGCACAGTCTGAGAGTTGGGGCAATT GTGACTTTGGAAAATGTTCATGTTGTTGATCCTAAATTTCCTTGGGGAAAAATGTTGATACTTGGTGCATGCTGTAGAACTAGTGTAAATTTGAAGTCATTTTCTCCCCTGGAAACTGG ATTCTATTTGAAATCACACTCCCATAGTCTTCTTCAAAAGTTCATAGATTGTCTGCCGTACTCAACTAGACTATG GGTATTGCTTGTCATCTCATGTTTTAGAAAAAAGTTTACTGGGGTTTTATCTGATAAGGAGATCTTGGGATCGAAACAT AAGGAAGGACTGGCTCAGAAATATGCTCTTTCACATTTGCCTCAATCTATTTTTCATGTTCGG CATGGTGTCCTTCTAGAATTCTGCAAACTTAGTTTGTGTCCAGTTGACCATGAAGTTCATAACCAATTGAGATTG GTGCTTCCTATTGGTCATTTAATCTGTTATTGTGAGGCCTCATGGAAGAAAATTCTCGGTGACTGGAATAACAGTGCTGATTCTTGTGGTAGTATTTGTTCGAAAAAGATTGTATCTTGCGGTGGAAGATTTTATGCACAATCAATCAGAAAAGTAATACACACAAAAGACGTCGGTGTGCTTGTAGTTGGAACTCTAAAG ATTTCTTTGTCTTCTGGAAGATTGCAACTTGTTGATGCAACTGGTGGCATGGATGTCGTACTTGATGTTTCAGTGCTTTCAGTAGTGTGGGAAATTGGTAGGATTTTAGAG GCAAAAGATTTTACCATAATTATAGAAGGCAAACCTGAAAAACTGGTCGGCTTGGATTTGCACCCAGAACAATCATTATCCTGCCGAAGTATCTTTGGTAATGCTTCGCTAACTAGAAGGATGAGATTATCCCCTTATCTTTATCTGAAGCCAGGTAGTGAAGATTACAATCTTGATCCATGGTCTCTCCTATGCGATGACAAGAGAAACTTGCAGGAGCATGAAAGTGGGAAGTTTCACTTGCTTTTGTTGACACACAAATTTCCCGTTCAGCAAATG TTTCAACTTGGTCAAGCGAAAAAATCAGCCATGTTTGCTCAGGCCATACTCCTGCCTTGGGATTTGCTTGTTGCCGAGAAAAATATAGAATCAGATGTCACTCAGCTTTCCTTGGACCATCTGGGAGATTCtcttgaaaaattcaaatcTGAGGAAACTTTTCTTCACAAGAGATGTAAATTTGATTCATCTTTAATGGACGCTTCAAATTTTAGGTCAGATGACCTTGGAAATGGATTACTTGGCCATTTTACAGATCCCTGTGGTTCTTATATCAGCTGTTGCGCTGAAAATTCCAGTTGTATTTCGAATCTCCCCCTGGAATTGCCGTGTTTGATTTCTAATAGTAGTGTGAATTATCTTCGCAAGGGCACTTTGGGATACACAGATGCATGTGATAAGATTGTTCCTTGCTGCCAACCTCAGAAGCGCACTGTTTTGCTGGAATTCAGTTCAGAGAGGTTTTGTGTCTTTGAG GCATTGAGAATCGGTAGCTTTTACCTGGTCAAACATGAGGAGAAAGATACGATACTTGCTGCTAAGAAGCATTCTCAAATCCGTCCTGCTAAAGTATTCGTCCACGCTGGGACGCGTTTTTGGAGTTTTCTATTCTCAACTATAGATAGTCTTCAAACTTCAAAAGCATCTATTGCCTATCCGTTGCGAAATTTGGGTCAAGAACAATTCTTGAATGAGATCAAGGATGGTTTGCAAAAGCATGTAAGCAGTGATGTGTCAACAGACAAAGGAAGACGTGAAATTAAAGTTCCCCGTCCAATTAACAATGGTATAGAGAACACAAACATCAGGATAATTGTTCCCACCGGTGCTCTGAGTTTACTGGAGAATCTTACCGACCTATTGCGTTCTACAGAAGTATTAGACAGTCATGACTTTAGTGGTGCCAAACTTGATGCTCTAAAACAATCTTTAGGGGGTACATATCTTGGTTGTCGATTGCCTGAGGGAGACCTTATAACATTACATGGTCTTGTAACGGCATTTCATGATTATGACCGAAGTTCATTTCCTGAGCAATCAACTCTTGTTCATGATGTTGATGGTCTGCCCATGTTTCTCCAAGGAACTGGCTCTGTTTGTGTCCATGTTTTAGTGGATGGTCACACG ATCAGAATAATTGGCAATCTAGATAAACAAGCTTGCCCCATTGGATTAGGGCGAGACACCTATGCGACGTTTCACAGAATTCTTGTACTAAG TGGGCAAAACAAGTACATGATGATGCCTGTATCATTCATCACAATTAACTATGTTAGCCTAGTGAATGAACAGTACAGTGATGAATTGAACCATACGCCAAGAAATCTTGACTTACCAAGTGTTGCAATTCCAACTTTGGCTCCTGCAGCTTTAATATCTGAGCTGCTGCAATTATCCGAGCCTAAACCAAAGCAATTTTGTTGCAGG GTTATGGCTGTTTATGTTGCTGTGCTGGAGAGGAACAGAAATATAACTCAATTGCAATCAGGCGTTAGGTCCACACTATCAGTTGTTCAAATCCCATTCGCTGGTTTTGTCTTAG ATGATGGGTCGTCCTCCTGCTGTTGCTGGGCTGACTCTGAGAAGGCTGCGACCTTGCTTGGGTTGGATTGTGAAGAATTCTCACAAAACATTTCTTCTTCGGAGATGGTAGCCAAATCTCAGACTGGATCATGGCTTCCTCGTAGCTCGACAATTGGTCGCTTGAAGCAAATATTAAAGCGGCATCAGAGAATTGTGGCAAAAAACTACGGAGCAATGCTTGATTCCTCTTGTCAAGACCTGACATTTTCTTCCGACTCCAACACATTAATAAACAGCTCTGATGATTATCTCCTGAGAAGCTTGATTGGCAATGCTTGTTTCAGCAAATTCTGG ACTGTTGTGGGAAACCTCATGGATTCAAGTGCCACAAGACAGTTGGAAGAACGCCTGTGCGAACTGGGTATGACGATGCCTGGACTGCACAATGTGTGGGCAACAAGTATCTCTCAAGCAGACATGCTCGCAGAAGCTAGGAACATTATGAAGCAACTTTCATAA
- the LOC140880981 gene encoding CST complex subunit CTC1 isoform X1, whose translation MGTHDDFGSMEEDTAILLKISDLIQRARPHTAASSLNSSPRVSTSKLHRNFDKNPPFCQNPVPETLKPLDYKAKIIGTLTLPSYATDCSTIKCSCFQFSDDSGSLCCDILDFDPKMIGTSIQVLSWNFVPSLKSESRSGKGGFLEILTWEFLRSCSENVCSSAGFGSFCLNSGDCKLSPKAKFFIFGRINSISPVYIVPCGIEESVQQNLCGFLASVFVCECKFCSSKFFMSELNDWCEENVNDHCFSKREIVYFCGLSSSWHPVISRLIGDVVLLTNLKKKMVFIGKEESVLMYLTTNEVSLHIPKFYKKGTSIHDYDIRRKGEYCSYTGIVTGFYMKGMVVELDRDVMLLLTDQQLTVPHSLRVGAIVTLENVHVVDPKFPWGKMLILGACCRTSVNLKSFSPLETGFYLKSHSHSLLQKFIDCLPYSTRLWVLLVISCFRKKFTGVLSDKEILGSKHKEGLAQKYALSHLPQSIFHVRHGVLLEFCKLSLCPVDHEVHNQLRLVLPIGHLICYCEASWKKILGDWNNSADSCGSICSKKIVSCGGRFYAQSIRKVIHTKDVGVLVVGTLKISLSSGRLQLVDATGGMDVVLDVSVLSVVWEIGRILEAKDFTIIIEGKPEKLVGLDLHPEQSLSCRSIFGNASLTRRMRLSPYLYLKPGSEDYNLDPWSLLCDDKRNLQEHESGKFHLLLLTHKFPVQQMFQLGQAKKSAMFAQAILLPWDLLVAEKNIESDVTQLSLDHLGDSLEKFKSEETFLHKRCKFDSSLMDASNFRSDDLGNGLLGHFTDPCGSYISCCAENSSCISNLPLELPCLISNSSVNYLRKGTLGYTDACDKIVPCCQPQKRTVLLEFSSERFCVFEALRIGSFYLVKHEEKDTILAAKKHSQIRPAKVFVHAGTRFWSFLFSTIDSLQTSKASIAYPLRNLGQEQFLNEIKDGLQKHVSSDVSTDKGRREIKVPRPINNGIENTNIRIIVPTGALSLLENLTDLLRSTEVLDSHDFSGAKLDALKQSLGGTYLGCRLPEGDLITLHGLVTAFHDYDRSSFPEQSTLVHDVDGLPMFLQGTGSVCVHVLVDGHTIRIIGNLDKQACPIGLGRDTYATFHRILVLSGQNKYMMMPVSFITINYVSLVNEQYSDELNHTPRNLDLPSVAIPTLAPAALISELLQLSEPKPKQFCCRVICSVVMAVYVAVLERNRNITQLQSGVRSTLSVVQIPFAGFVLDDGSSSCCCWADSEKAATLLGLDCEEFSQNISSSEMVAKSQTGSWLPRSSTIGRLKQILKRHQRIVAKNYGAMLDSSCQDLTFSSDSNTLINSSDDYLLRSLIGNACFSKFWTVVGNLMDSSATRQLEERLCELGMTMPGLHNVWATSISQADMLAEARNIMKQLS comes from the exons ATGGGAACACACGATGATTTTGGATCGATGGAAGAAGATACAGCGATTCTCTTGAAAATTTCTGACCTAATTCAACGGGCTCGTCCCCACACCGCCGCTTCATCTCTCAATTCGAGTCCTCGTGTCTCAACTTCAAAGCTCCACCGGAATTTCGATAAGAACCCACCCTTTTGTCAAAACCCCGTTCCAGAAACTCTAAAACCCTTGGATTACAAGGCCAAGATTATCGGAACATTGACACTTCCCTCCTATGCTACCGACTGCTCCACAATTAAATGCAGTTGTTTTCAGTTCTCAGATGATTCCGGTTCTCTTTGCTGCGATATTTTGGATTTTGACCCGAAAATGATCGGTACAAGTATTCAGGTCCTTTCTTGGAATTTTGTCCCATCGTTAAAATCCGAAAGTCGGAGTGGTAAAGGTGGTTTTTTGGAGATTCTTACATGGGAATTTTTGCGATCTTGCAGTGAGAATGTTTGTTCCTCTGCGGGTTTTGGTTCGTTCTGTTTAAATTCTGGTGACTGTAAATTAAGTCCTAAGGCTAAGTTTTTTATATTCGGAAGGATAAATTCAATAAGTCCTGTATATATTGTTCCTTGTGGTATTGAGGAAAGTGTTCAGCAAAATTTATGTGGGTTTCTTGCAAGTGTTTTTGTCTGTGAATGTAAATTCTGCAGTTCGAAATTTTTTATGTCAGAATTGAATGATTGGTGTGAAGAAAATGTTAACGATCATTGCTTTAGCAAAAGAGAGATTGTATATTTTTGTGGGTTGAGCTCGTCCTGGCATCCTGTTATCTCAAGATTGATAGGTGATGTTGTTTTACTAACGAACTTGAAGAAAAAGATGGTCTTTATTGGGAAAGAAGAGTCAGTTTTGATGTACTTGACCACAAATGAAGTCTCCTTGCATATCCCCAAGTTTTATAAAAAGGGGACATCTATTCACGACTATGATATCAGAAGGAAAGGTGAATACTGTAGCTACACCGGCATTGTCACGGGCTTTTACATGAAGGGAATGGTTGTTGAGTTGGATCGAGATGTGATGCTACTTTTAACGGATCAGCAGCTCACTGTGCCGCACAGTCTGAGAGTTGGGGCAATT GTGACTTTGGAAAATGTTCATGTTGTTGATCCTAAATTTCCTTGGGGAAAAATGTTGATACTTGGTGCATGCTGTAGAACTAGTGTAAATTTGAAGTCATTTTCTCCCCTGGAAACTGG ATTCTATTTGAAATCACACTCCCATAGTCTTCTTCAAAAGTTCATAGATTGTCTGCCGTACTCAACTAGACTATG GGTATTGCTTGTCATCTCATGTTTTAGAAAAAAGTTTACTGGGGTTTTATCTGATAAGGAGATCTTGGGATCGAAACAT AAGGAAGGACTGGCTCAGAAATATGCTCTTTCACATTTGCCTCAATCTATTTTTCATGTTCGG CATGGTGTCCTTCTAGAATTCTGCAAACTTAGTTTGTGTCCAGTTGACCATGAAGTTCATAACCAATTGAGATTG GTGCTTCCTATTGGTCATTTAATCTGTTATTGTGAGGCCTCATGGAAGAAAATTCTCGGTGACTGGAATAACAGTGCTGATTCTTGTGGTAGTATTTGTTCGAAAAAGATTGTATCTTGCGGTGGAAGATTTTATGCACAATCAATCAGAAAAGTAATACACACAAAAGACGTCGGTGTGCTTGTAGTTGGAACTCTAAAG ATTTCTTTGTCTTCTGGAAGATTGCAACTTGTTGATGCAACTGGTGGCATGGATGTCGTACTTGATGTTTCAGTGCTTTCAGTAGTGTGGGAAATTGGTAGGATTTTAGAG GCAAAAGATTTTACCATAATTATAGAAGGCAAACCTGAAAAACTGGTCGGCTTGGATTTGCACCCAGAACAATCATTATCCTGCCGAAGTATCTTTGGTAATGCTTCGCTAACTAGAAGGATGAGATTATCCCCTTATCTTTATCTGAAGCCAGGTAGTGAAGATTACAATCTTGATCCATGGTCTCTCCTATGCGATGACAAGAGAAACTTGCAGGAGCATGAAAGTGGGAAGTTTCACTTGCTTTTGTTGACACACAAATTTCCCGTTCAGCAAATG TTTCAACTTGGTCAAGCGAAAAAATCAGCCATGTTTGCTCAGGCCATACTCCTGCCTTGGGATTTGCTTGTTGCCGAGAAAAATATAGAATCAGATGTCACTCAGCTTTCCTTGGACCATCTGGGAGATTCtcttgaaaaattcaaatcTGAGGAAACTTTTCTTCACAAGAGATGTAAATTTGATTCATCTTTAATGGACGCTTCAAATTTTAGGTCAGATGACCTTGGAAATGGATTACTTGGCCATTTTACAGATCCCTGTGGTTCTTATATCAGCTGTTGCGCTGAAAATTCCAGTTGTATTTCGAATCTCCCCCTGGAATTGCCGTGTTTGATTTCTAATAGTAGTGTGAATTATCTTCGCAAGGGCACTTTGGGATACACAGATGCATGTGATAAGATTGTTCCTTGCTGCCAACCTCAGAAGCGCACTGTTTTGCTGGAATTCAGTTCAGAGAGGTTTTGTGTCTTTGAG GCATTGAGAATCGGTAGCTTTTACCTGGTCAAACATGAGGAGAAAGATACGATACTTGCTGCTAAGAAGCATTCTCAAATCCGTCCTGCTAAAGTATTCGTCCACGCTGGGACGCGTTTTTGGAGTTTTCTATTCTCAACTATAGATAGTCTTCAAACTTCAAAAGCATCTATTGCCTATCCGTTGCGAAATTTGGGTCAAGAACAATTCTTGAATGAGATCAAGGATGGTTTGCAAAAGCATGTAAGCAGTGATGTGTCAACAGACAAAGGAAGACGTGAAATTAAAGTTCCCCGTCCAATTAACAATGGTATAGAGAACACAAACATCAGGATAATTGTTCCCACCGGTGCTCTGAGTTTACTGGAGAATCTTACCGACCTATTGCGTTCTACAGAAGTATTAGACAGTCATGACTTTAGTGGTGCCAAACTTGATGCTCTAAAACAATCTTTAGGGGGTACATATCTTGGTTGTCGATTGCCTGAGGGAGACCTTATAACATTACATGGTCTTGTAACGGCATTTCATGATTATGACCGAAGTTCATTTCCTGAGCAATCAACTCTTGTTCATGATGTTGATGGTCTGCCCATGTTTCTCCAAGGAACTGGCTCTGTTTGTGTCCATGTTTTAGTGGATGGTCACACG ATCAGAATAATTGGCAATCTAGATAAACAAGCTTGCCCCATTGGATTAGGGCGAGACACCTATGCGACGTTTCACAGAATTCTTGTACTAAG TGGGCAAAACAAGTACATGATGATGCCTGTATCATTCATCACAATTAACTATGTTAGCCTAGTGAATGAACAGTACAGTGATGAATTGAACCATACGCCAAGAAATCTTGACTTACCAAGTGTTGCAATTCCAACTTTGGCTCCTGCAGCTTTAATATCTGAGCTGCTGCAATTATCCGAGCCTAAACCAAAGCAATTTTGTTGCAGGGTAATATGTTCTGTG GTTATGGCTGTTTATGTTGCTGTGCTGGAGAGGAACAGAAATATAACTCAATTGCAATCAGGCGTTAGGTCCACACTATCAGTTGTTCAAATCCCATTCGCTGGTTTTGTCTTAG ATGATGGGTCGTCCTCCTGCTGTTGCTGGGCTGACTCTGAGAAGGCTGCGACCTTGCTTGGGTTGGATTGTGAAGAATTCTCACAAAACATTTCTTCTTCGGAGATGGTAGCCAAATCTCAGACTGGATCATGGCTTCCTCGTAGCTCGACAATTGGTCGCTTGAAGCAAATATTAAAGCGGCATCAGAGAATTGTGGCAAAAAACTACGGAGCAATGCTTGATTCCTCTTGTCAAGACCTGACATTTTCTTCCGACTCCAACACATTAATAAACAGCTCTGATGATTATCTCCTGAGAAGCTTGATTGGCAATGCTTGTTTCAGCAAATTCTGG ACTGTTGTGGGAAACCTCATGGATTCAAGTGCCACAAGACAGTTGGAAGAACGCCTGTGCGAACTGGGTATGACGATGCCTGGACTGCACAATGTGTGGGCAACAAGTATCTCTCAAGCAGACATGCTCGCAGAAGCTAGGAACATTATGAAGCAACTTTCATAA
- the LOC140885107 gene encoding protein MIZU-KUSSEI 1 → MPQISSSPFHKMANHSLLSHLQRTNTNKKSTKSSSTTGSGGLFRMFKLLPMLTTGCKMVALLGNRHRKPFLTDKATTGTLFGYRKGRLNLAIQEDPHKMPIFVMELPVSTSAFHKEMASDILRITLESDTKTHKKKLMEEFVWAVYCNGRKSGYSIRRKNMGDEEGHVMKLLKGVSMGAGVLPGLYSDKENGDGELSYIRARFDRVVGSKDSESFYMINPDGGTAQELSIFFVRSHKSL, encoded by the coding sequence ATGCCACAAATTAGTTCAAGCCCATTCCACAAAATGGCAAACCATTCCTTACTTTCCCACCTCCAAAGAACTAACACAAACAAGAAATCAACAAAATCCTCCTCCACCACCGGAAGCGGCGGCCTTTTTCGCATGTTCAAACTCCTCCCCATGCTAACCACCGGCTGCAAGATGGTGGCACTACTAGGGAACCGCCACCGCAAACCGTTCCTAACCGACAAAGCCACCACGGGGACCCTATTCGGATACCGCAAAGGAAGACTCAACCTTGCCATACAAGAAGACCCTCATAAAATGCCAATCTTCGTGATGGAACTCCCCGTCTCCACCTCCGCATTCCACAAGGAAATGGCGTCGGACATCCTTCGTATAACGCTCGAAAGCGACACGAAAACCCACAAGAAGAAGCTGATGGAGGAGTTCGTGTGGGCCGTGTACTGTAATGGCAGGAAAAGTGGCTACTCTATAAGGAGGAAGAACATGGGCGATGAAGAAGGTCATGTGATGAAGCTTCTGAAGGGAGTTTCAATGGGGGCCGGAGTGTTGCCTGGTTTGTATTCTGACAAGGAAAATGGAGATGGGGAATTGAGTTATATCAGGgcaagatttgatagagttgtCGGATCCAAGGATTCTGAATCATTTTACATGATCAATCCCGATGGGGGAACAGCTCAAGAACTTAGCATTTTCTTTGTCAGATCCCACAAAAGCTTGTAA